TATACTACTATTTGATATAGACATAACTGAgacagtaatatataaatgaatatatgattaaattaaataaaaacaatatataagaaaatacttataatgtataaatattaataaataaaaataaataaataaatataatagaaaacagaattaaaaaataataataataataatagatatggAGTTTTCAAAAACTGTGTTTCACAACCCACCAGCTTTAaaacatagtaataatattaatttttaacaataattgtttacaaacaaaggggaaacccacacacaacatcttaaaaaaaaaaaaaaaaacatagtatacaaaaatacaaaacaaaaacataaagaaaagttaataatatatctaagaaaaatgcataataaaaaaaaaaaaaaaaagttctttataaaattctatactGAACGAAGATAGAAAAAATTTAtatctatctaaaaaaaaaataaaaataagctcaCTTTCTTTGTTCAGCAAAATAGactaaaaagcaaaaaaataaataaaaaataatatctaattaataaatgaataaagatataaaatccTTATAACAGACAGATACTAAATCCTTATCTAAATATCAACACTAAATGACAGTATTGTAGTAGTTAAATGATTACATAATCTATGACCATCTGTCATACCATGTCAACTGTCAACAGTTAGCGTCAAATGTCAATTAGTGTGACAGTAGGTAAACCTAACGCTAAGTgcggtatttttataaaaaatatatttcgaagtttaaacataaatactattatttaactatCTAAATGAAGAAttgaaatattgaattgaaCTGAACTgaactaattaattaactattgtGAAATAGTGTAAAACTAATACACTTTAAAAGCAAACAATGATGAAAGATCGatgtaataaaactatgtaTTGTGAAGAGCCTTACTTCTTGACGACCCTTTTGGGTCTCGTAGTATACGAAGGCACCTTACTGCCTTTTGGGATAGTTGCTGAGCTCGCCGGTACCGTGGATGGTTCAGAAGTATCTTCCACTGGACGCTGTATAGCATTTACTTCCGACACCGACACCACACGATGACGGGATCCCTCGGCATCTAACACAATTATGCAGCCGTCTTTTGTCCAGCACTGCCTAATTCCAAAAAGTCTTCGTGCCAGTACAAATGCTTCATGCCGGGTCTTAGTGAGGAACTCAGATAATGTTATTCCTGTACCTTTCAAACTTGTCTTAGAAGACCAGAGCTTATCACGCAGTGACGCTTCATTAAACCTGACAAGAATTGCACGTGGTTTGTTACCAGCAGAGGATCCGAGACGATGGCAGCGGGTGTAGTCAGAAGGAGAAAACTGTGAAAATTTGAAATGCTCAGACAGTATTTTTGTAACAAGCGAAGaagtattttcctttttttcttcGGGCACAccgtgaattaaaattattttcctcCGGGATCTCATCTCAAATTCATCTTGCTGCCTTGTAAGCAACTCAACCTGTACTTGGAGACTCTCGAGGGCAGACAAGACGAATGTTCGGAATGTCAGGAACTGTGCATTTATATTTGACGTTGGACTTGTAGCGGGTGAAACTGCTTTCAGATCtttttgaaattctgccatgcgTGTGTTAAAAGTCTCAGTTAATTCCAGTAACGACCTTTTAAGTGAATCCATAGTGttcttctatattattatatttgtattaggtTATGTTGTGATGTGGCACTtgtgttgtatatattattgtagaatgtttgtaaacaaattatatgaGAGGACAGCTGGGAGGTTAGtgattttaaatgtacatactattttacataataatatatataatattatcttactaTTAGAAAGCTTTCTGTGAAGTAAAAGCACATGCTATCGCAACTTCGACCGCTTTCCTGGGGAACATTTTATTCCAAAACTCATTGCATTTGGTTtgagaaaacaaatgaaattacttaatggaaaatgtaaatatttcgaaaatcGTAGCTCTATAGAAATACTAGCGACTCGACCCGGCCTCACACAgatgcaatgctaatactaattATAGTAGAGAAGGCTAAATTACCCAGTGTTtcattatacatacaaaaaccttcctctgcaatcaatctatccattaaaaaaaacgcatcaaaatcagtttcgcaattttaaagatctaagcacacatagtGCCAAACAGCGGTATGCgactttttatactatgtaatgataacttagaataaaaatcacatacgcctattttattattaatgtctaCATTACGAAACGAATACTATTGTCTAAATTTTATGCCTCTAATCTCAAGCTAGCTTAGGTTGTGTGACTATCGATGTCCGATGAACCGATGCAAAAAGGAGGTTTAGGGGGGAAAGACCAAATTTTCttacaattattttgtagttacacTAATCCGTCACATTAAGCCGTCCGAGCATTAACGTTGACCTAATTACTTTCATCTAACACAGATATACATACTCTGTGTATATTGACAACTTTacgtaaaaatattgtatgttttgatttgttaAGCAACTCTGAAATTTTTTCGAACGTTAATTATGACAGTGATTAGTAATTATTCAAAGGTATTAAACGAAATTTGTAAAacaggaaatatataaataaaggattTTTAAAAGACATGTTCGCATAGAATGAAATGCTGCATTGCGCATGTATGACGTCAATTCGGTGCAAGTGCGGGCCACGTGTAGCTTTAGactttatttagtaattacGGGGCTTAAAgcaattgttatatataatgccCCAGTTGAATTAGAAtagagaataataatataaacccCTGACAGTTGTCAAAAACTCTAGGCCCGCTCAAACAGTGCGATAAAATTTCattacactatttaaaaaatactacacCAACAATTTACACTACGCTAACTCGAATTTTAGTAAAGATCTTTTTCTTATGCAAAGTtgcttaaaatatgttattttatatgaaatatgataaataaaaaaatgcaataaatataaattaaaaatgaagtcTGTAAGGGTATGAAATGTGAACAAAAATTATCAAGTAACAACAGATTATTGTACAccataataatttactaaaatcaCGTGCATATTATAGTAACTCGATATATGTAACATGTGTATTTAATTCAAGCCATATGTTATAATTTCGCCAAGAATCGCAGTCACCCAGTAGAATCATGTCGGAACGGACTATATAGCCTTAAGCAGAAGGGGTCGCAATGAATGcacgttaatattttataccaatCTGAAGAACATTGTTAGAAAGTGCACAAAGACCGTGACGTAATCAGCcattaaatttgtatgtatcattaaatattatacacatagaatatagataaaaaatgtttctgtaaaatattatcattggtTTTATAAGCTAGTTGGATGGTGTTTAAGGCTTTGATCGGCaagtgttaggcataaaaatgtctttatttttgtgtttataattcatctcgtgctcggcgttgaaagaaaacatcgtgatgaaacctgcttgtgtctaatttcagcgGAATTCTGTTACATGTGTATTCACCATTGCATTGCAGcaacgtggtagaatatgctccaagccttctcctcaaaggcggACTTAGTCGAGCAGTGGGACATTTCCAACGTTGTATGATGTTATGACTTTCTCTGGAGTTCACTTGATTCTacccaaatttcatcaaattcaatttagTAGTTTGGCCTAGAAAGATcaaaaaaaatcagtaataattaagtacaaaaCTTAGGTCGATAAGAGTCctctaaagaatatttaatataatataatgtaagtaGTTTATAAGCTATACGAAGCTTCACCATATTACCGCACCCAGATACGTGACTCGAGAGACTGacaatattaagaaattatacattaaattattaattttaaggaCATCATTCGAAAacagtcataaaatattttatgttgatgcatataatttaaaattacatatgagTCACAACACGATATCATtagtaaaaattgtaattaacagtAACATTTTTACTGGCACAATAATATAGGTAAAATTTGAAATtcccaaaaataatttcataatacagtaaataaaaCAGGTAATACAGGtcgatactaaaaatataatacgaatTATGATATAAGAAATGAAGATGACGATTCCAATCAATTGGTGTAGAAATgcgtcaattaaaaaaatatattatgcgctgagatggcccagtggttagaacgcgtgcatctttaccggtgattgcgggttcaaacccaggcaagcaccactaaatgtatgtgcttaatttgtgtttataacaaatctcgtgctcggcggtgaagaaaaacattgtgaggaaacctgcatgtgtctaattttatcgaaattccgCCACTTGGActtaccaccaacccgcattggaacagcgtggtggaatatgttccaaaccctctccttaatggtagaggaggccttatctctgcagttggaaatgtacaggctgttactttacttactttatgcGCCCGGCGGTATATAAATAaccgtttatttaaaatataacgacGATAAATTTAAtccgaataatatttaaagaaaacgaAAGAAAAATCagtatatttttgattacatGAATTCTACAAACAAAATGAAAGaatacccgctgagtttcttttagGTCTAGATATTTTCTTTTCCCAACCAGTTGGTCGTTTTTTCTCTAACTATGGTTAGATAAGATCATCTTTATAgaataagatatttaattaactataccACTACCTAAGAATGGAATTACGAAAATGTCTCTCGAATATGTaggtagtttaaaatatatatttttttatttacacaactTGATAAAAGCCCactattaatcattaaaatgtacattaagtattaaaaatatataacgtagATAGTTCTTAAATGTTTTAcagtaatatttacaattctTGTTgagttttgaataaataaatacgtttagTAGGTATATGGAGTTGAAACAGACGATTTTCTGTTATGTCATACAAATTGGTAAGAGTACTCTCATTGTCTAAACCCCTTTTTGAAGCCGAAGGGTTTATTTTTTCATCCATTCATCCctcttgtatatgtatatgtataaatttatatatgttaacgTAACTTCTTATTGAAAATCGCAATATAACTTTTTCTAcgttaaataatgattaaaatattgtttatggtACTTATAATATAGCAGTGTTAGCAaactataatacaaatacatcgAGCACTAATAAAAATTGTCAGCAGATTATGTTTGCGTAGTAGTCTCGCAATTTATAGATAGGTTTGTGTAACAACTTATAACAGAAACCAAAAAAATCTGTGTTTAGCTAGCtgcaataaacatttttttatatttatatttttcggaATAATTCTGTCACGTCCCTAAAGTTGGCAGAATGTTTTGCACCTTGCTATTGCAGAAAAACAACgctacaacaaaaaaaaaacgtgaaatcgacttattttataacacaaaCGAAAGAACAACAATTCTTCGATTTgagaaatgattttatttttaattgtattcgaAATAAGAAGCTAATTTTAGTAGTAACAAATAGAAGTAAATTGGGTATAACTTAAGTTACTTGTAATATAGCGTAGTAAGAGTATCTCAGCTGACGGAGCCGGCCCGAGGCCCGACCGTAATATCGATTCCGCCGCCGCTCGCCTCGGCCCGCGAGACTACATGTACATACAGAGTACCGAAAGCAGTAGAGCAACCAGACgcgaaattaaaaatttaaaacgactAAGGCATCTTAATTAAGTGTTCAGCACTTAGTTTTCGTCATAAAAATTGTCCTCCTTGAACCATTATTCGTGTGTAgcttactattatatatttcattataattggaaaaacagtattttaatttaatatgttttatttcacaGTCTAAATCCAGTCtagattttatcaaataacatgTTCCGTTATAACAGCAGGCTGCCTTGAATCAATATTTACAAGAGCAATTGAATGTTACTATAAATCCACTACATTTTTTTGCTTGAAGCAAATTTAACTTGTGACGTTTGTTTTTTTGGTCCACCTCCTTTTTTTATGTGATGCCTAGATATTACGTTTAGAAGTAGTATTATTATGTAGTATAGTATTCATATACGTCAGCAAACACTACAAGCTAAAACGGTGTTATCAGGGTACTTATTGGTTTATCTAAAGAAAATATGGTAGGAATTGATTGACTTTAAAAGGACAGTGACTTATCATTAATTGCAACACATATTATAGTTTGCAATGCAATGCATCAGAAAATCATTAgtagtattatttatacttcTGAAAAAATCCATAGGAATAAAATTTTGGTCAACCTTGGTCAtcattttatactaatataaaacctGGCAtgcattgatttatttaaattatccatAAACAAACTAATGtaccataaacaaaaaactttttttaaatatatacacagttTCACTCAcagtttgtataattaaataaatcatatgacAGAAATATAAGCATCATTACTTCTTATTTGCGCATCATATTTTCACTTGTACAAGAAGCTGTTTTTTATcactcattataatttttttatttgttatagacttttagatatatttcaattttgatttgtATCTGAGTCAATTTCGAACATTAGACAAATAAgtatatactactactacttaatGTTTCATATATAGTAAAGTACACTTATTAATTTCCTTCCTTATAAAtctatacaatttatttgtCCTATGTTAGAAGTGAatattatgaacaaaataaataaattttaggaaAATCACAGTTTGAAAAGTATAGTATAATTAGCAAATGATCGAACTTTCACCTTGTAtggtattaaaaacatatatgatGATTATTATCCATATAATTTACACTACTCActgtaaatacatacatagaataaCCTTCTTAAAAATCTAGttagtttttatgttattaattatattttaagtataaagtTTCTTCCcccttgtaataatatatacattaaataaataaaatatttaacaacaactttctattaaatatagcaatatgatacataaaaaataaatacaatatattttcatattatattttattaattgattataatagcaagttattaaatacaaatttatatttctttctattttaattgcactttgaatatatatatcagtatgttttgtttaaaataatatattgtacttGGAGTAGAAAGTATTCTCAATTAAAAAAGCGctatttaaatcaatacattattattttatctcattTTGGGCTATATTACATTCAGCATACAGATtaacagttaattaaaaaaattagccataaaataaaaatgaaagaattgtgatatattatttgtacttCTAAAGCTATTTTATGACAATATCGAGATCGAGCACGGGTCACCACGAAAATATAAGATAGAAATAATGCTATAAATACCGATAAGATGACTAGAGAAGaactaaacaaaaaagtaaaagtatatttattttaaacacgaCCAACgactaatgtaaatatttacttacttgtacttatttttaatccaCAAAGGCGAGTGTAC
The Vanessa cardui chromosome 10, ilVanCard2.1, whole genome shotgun sequence genome window above contains:
- the LOC124533133 gene encoding uncharacterized protein LOC124533133: MDSLKRSLLELTETFNTRMAEFQKDLKAVSPATSPTSNINAQFLTFRTFVLSALESLQVQVELLTRQQDEFEMRSRRKIILIHGVPEEKKENTSSLVTKILSEHFKFSQFSPSDYTRCHRLGSSAGNKPRAILVRFNEASLRDKLWSSKTSLKGTGITLSEFLTKTRHEAFVLARRLFGIRQCWTKDGCIIVLDAEGSRHRVVSVSEVNAIQRPVEDTSEPSTVPASSATIPKGSKVPSYTTRPKRVVKK